DNA from Eucalyptus grandis isolate ANBG69807.140 chromosome 5, ASM1654582v1, whole genome shotgun sequence:
TAGCATTAGTTCATTTGAAGATACCTATTTTAACACCGTTGAATTTCCTTGTGCTTTGCTCATGGGGGTCTTGTCCTGGCGCATTATAATATTACCTTGCATTAATTTTACCTGAGACGGCTCGGGTTGTTTCTTATACttgttcaaataatttatttgattattattCGTTGTTTTATTTTACCCGGTATGGCTCGGGCAGTCATCAATATAATTATGCATTGACCACTCTAGATTTGCATGTttagagataaaattaaatagaaataaaaacattgcatggaagaatttccCCACTAGAGAAGAAGCACCGTCAACAAGTATTAGCTAAAACTAGTGAAACATAGTCCCCAAAGTTGAAATCTCTACTTTGTAAAAGCAAGGTGGACTCTCGCACCTTACTTGACTCCCACTAGCATAGAAATACATTAGCCACGATTCTAGTTTTATTTCAATTAATGATATTTGAGAAATTAGATCGTAATCGGTAAGGTTTGGGAGAGTCCATTATTCCACTATGGAGGAAAGAAAAATCCGATGTAGgcatatatatagagagagagagagagaggggttgtATATAGATACCATGTCAAATATAATGCTCTCTTTCGCATATCTATGTGAAAAATCAAACCTTTAAGGAATTCGGTGGCGTGCTCAAACCAGCAACGACACGCTTGGCATGGATTattcaaaatctctctctctctctctctctctctctctctctctctctctctgtaaatGACGACAAAATGCGACAACGCGTTGCCTGGGGTGGGTGGACTATGAAGAAGAATCACTCGTACCCTCCACGGTTGTCCCTACAGTTTCGCATGTCCGGACATGCACGGATTTATCGCTTATATCTCCGTATAGAAcatggaattgggaaccaaaTTTTCCACCTTAAAATTCACGCAAGAGAATTTTCGTTTGGCTGATTATGAATCAGCCTATATATATTCATCTCTAGCGCCGCTATTTCATCACATCCACTTCAAAATATTAcagcgagaagaagaagaaaacacattCACGCGAGAGAGTGCTCACGCTATGGCTTTTACGCTCAAGAGTGAACTCATCATCTCCCTTGTTCTAATTCTTGGCGCTTGGGCGTGGCATGCGATGTCGGTCCGCCCGTTGCACGATCCCaccgttgctgagcagcatgagCAATGGATGGCCAATTACGGCCGGACCTACAATGATCTACAGGAGAAGGCGAAGCGCCAGGCGATTTTTGCAAAGAACTTGCAGTTCATTGAAGATTTCAACAAGTCCGGGAATCGGACCTTCCAGTTAGGTCTCAACCAATTCTCAGACTTGACCAACGAGGAGTTTGTCCGAAGCCATACTGGGTACTTGGCACCCAAGCAATCTAAGCCTGCCACGTCCTTTAGCCACCAAAATCTGACTGGAGATGTTCCTGATAACATCGATTGGGTAAAGAAAGGTGTCGTAAACGCGATTAAGGACCAAGGCAACTGTGGTAAGTACAAACGTTATGTATGCATCCACCATTTTTTTAGCCAATAAACAAGTAGGTATTTCACGGCCTATATATACTTCTCGAGAATTTAAGCATATGTGCACGTTAGAACCTATCTGAAATTTTCTCTAGGCATCTACAATTGTGAACAGAAGTGCTTCATCTTTTATAATGGGTTTGATAAACTCTTGATAACTGTAATAGTTTATAACAGCTTTTTGGATGTCGTTTCACCCAAATTTGAGGTGCTATAGTTAAAAATATGTGTAGCAACACATTATAGCACAACCACCGTGTAACACAACTAAAACACAGCCACAATTGTACCAAACAAATGCTTACCATATTGTAACGAAAGGTCAGGCACCGATTGTAACGAAATTATGGAAATAATGTAATTTCACATGCTTATAACGTGAACAAATATTATGTAGGATCCTGCTGGGCATTCTCAGTCGTTGCAGCAGTAGAAGGGATCGTGGGTATCACCAATGGTACACTGCCAGTACTCTCCGAGCAACAGCTAATAGACTGTGATACCACAAACTACGGCTGCAGTGGCGGTTACCCAGACAATTCTTTCAAGTACATTGTCGAAAACCAAGGAATTGCGTCCGAGGATAGCTATCCATATGAAGGAGTGGACGGGACCTGCGATGCAACAAAAGCAGCAGAACACGCGGCACAGATCAAGGGTTTCACGGATGTCCCATCTGGTGAGGACGAGCTCATGAAGGCAGTTGCGCAGCAGCCGGTCTCAGTCATAATCTCATCAGGCTGCCAAGAGTTCCAGAGCTATAGTGGAGGCGTGTTCAATAGCGAATGCGGCCAGCAGCTAGACCATGCAGTCGTCGTGGTTGGGTACGGGACAAGCGAGGAAGGAACCGACTTCTGGAAGATCAGGAACTCGTGGGGCGAGCAATGGGGTGAACGCGGTTACATGAGGATTCAAAGAGGCCGTGGTAGTTCTGAAGGAATATGCAGAGTCGCATCGAAAGCTTCTTATCCAACTGCTTGAGAGTACCAATTACAACATACATAAACCCATCACATGGGTCATGCGATTATGAGTTGCGGTTTGTGTTGTTACTTATATTTCATGTGCTTTTAGCAATCGTTGTGTGCTTGTACGAGGCTACTTTCTAGCCACTAAATTATATGGCGGACTACGAATTAATGTCCGTAAAATATTAATCAACTTCTTATTGAATGTTCGATTTTCTTTGTCTCAAGAATTCATACCCCgtatataaaatatttgcaaTTTATTGGGCTTTGGACATGGGCCAACCATAATGGGCTTGACCCAAGCTTAACCCATTTCTATTTGAAAGTTGTCCTAGCTGAAACAAGTCAGGGAAATGAATCGAAAATCCTGAAACTTTTGAGACCATATCTTTTTCATACAATAACGTTCATGCAATGAATTCTATAACATTAGAAAATACATGACACAGCCATTCCAACGGCatattatttgtattttatagAGATTTGTGcaataattcatgaattttggaattttacaTGACAAACTTTGTATAAGGATAATGATGTAACAGTGCCATCGTCACGTTAGCCGTCAAGTCAGTATAAATTAGATGCATGTCACCTATGAAAGTCCGACTTGGGTTGCCATGTGTTTGACATCGTACATGGGATAAGTTCGCCACATCATTGAAGTGTGGACCAATGAGACTTTGACACATGGTGGGAGATGCCGTGTCAGCAGTTAACTCGGATATGCAAGGTCCAAGTGCGGCTTGGGGTGGGCGTGGCTCACGTGATCTTTGTCTAACGTCCTATTGGATCTCGAAAATTTCTATAGACTCGTCTTGGTTTATAACAATTGTTGGACTAGTTATtgcttaaaaaattattaaattttgtgtATCTGGTAAAATCAGaaaatcagtaaaaaaaaaaaaacatgtagaTTGAATTGTAAATGCTTCTGATTATTTTCCAACACTCAAGGTGTGTTTGTTTCGTAGAAActaaattatttggaaaatattttcgtaaaATTATCTCTTGTATCACTTAtagaaatgaatgaataaatttttttttcatcatctaAAAAagtatttagacataaattgttgacAATGAAAACTTTTTCtattgactaatcattttaaGTGATTCAAGCAATTGTTTATAGAAAAttacttttcaaataattcattattcgtaaaataaattaaaattgtaattctttttttttgcttgtggtCTGTATTTTAGATATTGCCTTATGAAAAATGCGTGAAATGCTCTTCGTGTATCGGAACATTGTAATTCTTGCTTTGGAGTTTTTCTAACTTTGTATTCCATCATGTTGTGTGGATAAACTACCATGATAAGATGGTAAGATGGTAAGATGGTACAAAGTAAGCTTAAGAAGTGTGCTAATATTTAAACATTAAACCTCACATTtatctaaaagcttaaatttttagaacaattagtAATGGTCGCAACAAATTTCACATGGTATTAGATCAAAATGGatgaaattatccaaaaagtcttaaaccaattatatttttatcaattcagttttaaacatttcaattttgccaattgaatgctaaatattttcatttttcgccAATTAAATCTATTCGACCAATTTTAGCTACAAATCTCTAATGTGGATGCTAGTCATACCATATAGGACGGTCGCCGCTGACGTGGAcgattataataatattttaatacatctttcgattatttatttatttatttattttctcttttgcttctttattttgttccttttctcttttttttccttttctttttccctttagtGATAATGAGTACAAAGTAATTTGTGGATTGCCTTGGATTAAATGCCGTGTGATGGAAGAACAATAAGTATATAGTGGTTTTGAACCACGTCGCTCGAGCTAAGGAGAGATCCAGATATAAATGTAAGAACCTCATTTTGATAACTATCTCCAAAATTTACAGCAAAAGAATGGAGCGCTTCAAACGGCACTTCATGCCATTTATGGATTCCAGAAAGGACCTCGCGGAGGTAATTAATGGAGGAGGATGACAATTTGTGAGTTGATTGAGGCAACATGACAACTAGTGCCCTCCACGGTTG
Protein-coding regions in this window:
- the LOC104446991 gene encoding ervatamin-B; translation: MAFTLKSELIISLVLILGAWAWHAMSVRPLHDPTVAEQHEQWMANYGRTYNDLQEKAKRQAIFAKNLQFIEDFNKSGNRTFQLGLNQFSDLTNEEFVRSHTGYLAPKQSKPATSFSHQNLTGDVPDNIDWVKKGVVNAIKDQGNCGSCWAFSVVAAVEGIVGITNGTLPVLSEQQLIDCDTTNYGCSGGYPDNSFKYIVENQGIASEDSYPYEGVDGTCDATKAAEHAAQIKGFTDVPSGEDELMKAVAQQPVSVIISSGCQEFQSYSGGVFNSECGQQLDHAVVVVGYGTSEEGTDFWKIRNSWGEQWGERGYMRIQRGRGSSEGICRVASKASYPTA